Below is a genomic region from Candidatus Binatia bacterium.
CAATCCGCGCTCGCGCGCACCGCCTCATCGCGCTCGACGAGGGCGGGAGTGTCAGGCGCGGGGGCCGGTAGGATACGCAAAATAGGCAATCCCGATGCGTAAATTGGGCAAGTCCGCGGACGCCGGACCGCTCGTTTGTCCCGTAGTATTCATGTCAGAAAGGGCCACCATACAGTAACCGTACTCGGTGGGGTGAGCGATGCCGCGCTATTTGGTCGAACGCACGTTCCACGAGGGTCTTCGGATACCTCTGGACAGTAGCGGTACGCGCGCCTGCGTCGGCGTCGTCGATGCGAATGCGAAGCACGGTGTTACGTGGCTTCACTCCTACGTCAGCGGCGACCTTCGAAAGACGTATTGCGTTTATGACGGGCCATCGGTCGAGGCGATTCGGGCCGCGGCTCGAGATTCAAATCTCCCTCTCGAGACGATAACGCAGGTGAGCGTTCTCGACCCGTATTTCTATCGTCCAACGGACTGATCGGCCCGGGCAGCTTAAGGAAAAGAGCGAAGCAGATGAACCATTTGAGTCTAGGCCGCGGTGCGCTAAGCGTTTGCGTAGCGGCTTTGCTTGCAGCGTGTGGCGGATCGTTGGGAAATAGCTCGACGATACCCGGCTCGGGCATGACGCAGAACAGCGCGCGCCCATTGTCGGACCTTGGTGTGGTTCCGGCTAGGCACCATCATAAGTACCTGGGTCTCAAAGACCTCTATGTTGCCGACATCACCAATAACGCAATCGAGATCTTGGCGAACGGGACCTACAAGAACGTCGGCTCCATTTCGAACGGAATCTCTTTCCCCCTGGCCAACTTCCTCGACAAAAAAGGGAACCTCTATGTCGCGAACGGTTACCCCTACGGCAACATCGTGGAGTACGCGCCCGGCAAGACGACCCCGAGCTTCACCTATAACGCCGGCATGTTCGGCCCGCTAGGCGTAAGCGTCGACGGAGCCGGCAATGTCTACGAGGTCGACTTCTACCTCAACTCCGTGAATGAGTACGCCCGGGGGACCAATGTGGTGCTGCACACGTGCCCGGTTGCCAACCCCGAAGGTGTAGCGATTGACGCGAGCGGCAACGTCTTCGTCGACGCCATCAACACCGCACTGAGCGGGACGAACATCATCGAGTACATTGGCGGTCTCATCAAGCGAGGCCACCCACACCGCTGCCAGCCCACGACGCTCGGGGCCACGCTTGTTCTTGGGGGCGGCATGGTGCTCGACAACAACAATGACCTTGTCGTCTGCGACCAGAACAGGAATTCCCCCGCGGTTGACATCATCGCCCCGCCGTACTCGCGCATTACACGCACACTCGGCTCGGCTTACAGCGATCCGTACCACGTCACGCTCAACAAGAGCAACACGCTCGCGTTCGTGGCGGACGCGGGACTGGACGAAGTCCTCGTCTACGCCTATAAGACCAATACCCTCGTTACGACGCTCGGCAGCGGCAATGGCCTCGCGGCTCCGTTCAGCGCCGTGGACGGACCGAACGCAGTCCCCTAACATCGAACCCGGCCGCTCAGGTAAAAGCGAAGTTGAGCGCGCCCCGTTATGATAGCGCCCAACGTCAGTTCGAATGGCAAATTCCAAAGAGAACGTTGCTATAAATAAGGAGAAGCGCCATGAATAGAGACCGTTCTCATTCGATTCTTCCGATTCTTCAACTCGGCGCTGCCGCACTTGCGGCGATGCTCGCGGGCTGCGCAGGCACCGGCTCAGTATCGCAGGGCACCTCTGTCGTGCCGTTCGCGAATCATCCCGGTAGCGCGCGACCTGGCTCGCGAAAATCGTGGATCAACCCGGCACTGCGGTCCAAGAGCCTGCTCTACATTTCGGATTTTTTTGAAGGCGACGTATTGGTCTACACCTATCCCGAACTCACGTTCGCGGGCGAGCTGACTGGCTTTCGTTATCCGGAGGGTGAATGCGCCGACAGCGCCGGTAACGTTTGGATAACCAGCGAGGCCCCCACGGACAATGTGGCCGAGTACGCGCACGGCGGTACGAGCCCGATACAGCTCATTACTGTTCCACCTCCGTCAGGTGAAGCGTTGGGTTGTGCGATAAACCGCAAAACCGGCGACCTGGCAGTATCCGGCGGCGCGGGCGACCAGATCTTTATATATCACAACGCAACGGGCACGCCGACGACGTACACCGATTCCAATTTCGGCTTTACTGAGTACCTAGGGTATGACAACCAGGGTAGCCTGTTCGTAGACGGCGGAAACGCCTCCTCGGGAAGCTTCCACTACGCGGAGCTTCCTGCCGGCGGTTCCTCGCTGGAAGATCTCACGCTGAGCGAAACGCCCAGCGGTCCCGGAAACGTGCAGTGGGATGGCCAATACGTGGCAGTCGGTGATCAAACGAACACGATCTATCGCACGCAAGGCCAGACGGTCATCAGCACGCTCACACTATCGACGTCGTGTCTTTCCCAGTTTTACATCATGGCTTCAAAGAAGCGGATCATCGCGCCGGACCTCTGTAGGGTTACTGCCGATATCTATGCCTACCCCGCCGGCGGCTCGCCGATGCGTTCCATTACGGGAGGGCTCGAATCACCGGTCGGCGTCGTATTGAGCAAATAACCGCCGCTCTTGGCGAGTGACGCCGCTTTAGAAACACGCAGCGCCGAGCCTCACAACGGGTGTATTGCTTCGCGACCGCGGAAGGGCGGGCCCGCCTCTGTCCCACGCACGATACACGGTAGCGTTATACGCGGCGATACTGCACATGACGCGCTTAGAAGACTGGATGGTATCGTTAGCGACCGAGCGGGGTCGGTTCGAATGCGCGGCGTCGGTCGAGAAGGACCGCAGGAGTTGGAGGAGGTGTGCAATTCTGGGAGTGGATTTTTCGAAGAAAACGTAGCAAACGGTGTAGCGAATGAACACAGGGTGCTGTAAAACCCTGTAAACAAAGGCGAATTAAAGTTGGAGGGAGCGTGTAGGAGGTTCTCCTAACGTCCCCGCCACTACCCTATGAGCTTCAAAAACCCCTGATAATACTGGCCGTTTTGCGCGTAGGGCTACAAAGGCCAATAGAAATCGCAGGCCACTTTTGGCCGATTCTGTGTAGTAAACGGTGTAGTGAGCCGCCCTTAGGAGGAAATTGCTCCCACTAGCGTGGAACTTCTCGGCCCTTCTCATCCGCGGTTATACGATCGTTATCCGAACATCGGTTGAAACTGCGAAAGTGCAAGGACGTAGTAAGCAGTTTTTCGCTAGCGCTAACGGGAAGGCAACTTGAGCCGGACGATCCCGGCTGGGGCCGCGCGTGCTAGAACGCTTTGTCAATAACGACTTCACCAACGCCCACGCCCATATTTGGGCCTTACACGTCACAAACCGGTGCGGTAGGCGCGAGCCCAACTCCCAATGTGGGGACCCGGCTCTTTCGAAGCCAATGCCCCCAAAGGAGCAGCCGATGAACCTCTCTGCCGTTGACCAGGAGCTACTTCAAATCGTAAACGGTGCTGGACCGATTACGATTGCGGACGTGGTGGCGAAGATGGAGGCAATTAACGATGCATTACCGAGCGGCGACGGTCTAAAGTGGTTCAACCTGCTCTACCTGAACGTAACGCAACAGGTGGACGAGCATCCCCCGCCAGGCGGTTGGGAGGACACTCTCTGGCTCACTCGCCTCGATGTTGTATTCGCTCAACTCTACTTCGCTGCCATCGCAGATTGGTTGCGGAACTCGGCCAGTGCGCCCGACTCATGGAAAGCGCTGTTCGAGTCACGCCTTACTAGCGGCATCGATCGCATTCAGTTTGCTCTAGCCGGCATGAACGCGCATATCAATCATGATCTGGCGCTAGCACTACTCCAGACCAACACCGAAATGAACCTTACTCCCCTGAAGCAGAGCCCGGAGCACGATGATTTTGAAAATGTGAACGGACTTCTGGAAGCCGTGCTTCCACAGGCATTGCGTTTCCTCGCGACTGGAGTAGTCGGCGAGGCGGTGCAGGACACTGGTGAAATCGGGCGCTTTCTCGCGATTTGGGACGTTCGCGCCGCCCGCGATCTGGCGTGGGACGTGTCTGATAGCCTTCGTCCGTTAAGCGGGATCGAGCGCAACGTCGCCCTGGCAGCACAGGATCAACTTACCGGCGTCTTGGGTCGGAGTTTGCTGCTCTGACGCTCGCGTTCGTCTGGCCTTGTTAGTGGCGTAACGCAACATTCGCGTCGCCGCGAACTGACGCACGTCCTTGGCTGGCGACGATGGAAGGTCGACAGGTCCGGCAAACTCGTCGTCATTCGCCCGTGATCGACTACTGCACCGCTTCCGTAAGTTGTAGTCGGCAGAGCCGACACTTCTTACGGGCGGCAGAAACCAACGGCTTCCCGAAATCGATTTGGGGGCTAGTCGGGCTCTCCCTTGAGGATGCGACTGCGCAATTGTTCGGTCTCCTCCGTCGGTTTGACACCAAGGTGCATCTTGAGATAGCTCCGCAGCTGTTCGTACTGCGCGAGCGCAAGCGCCCGACAGCCAAGTCGCCCTAAGCAGCACATAGAGAGCCGGGCGGCGCCCTCGTGGCTGCGATCAGTCTCCACAAGTTGCAAGGCGTGACGCAGCGCCGTCTGGTGATCGCCGCGCCGTGTAGCTTCGGCCGCAAGATACTCGAGCATCGCCACGTACGCACTAGCATAGCGCAAGCGTATCGGAATGATCCAATCCTTCTCCTCACCCGCGAGGAACTCTCCAGCGTACAGGTTCACACCCTCGAGCGCCGCTTCCGGTGAGCAATTGTTGTAGCATTCATCAAACCGCATCGCATCGGACCGAACTATGATCGATGGGTGCCATCCATAGGCGCCGTTTGCACAGCGAATTGGATTGAAGGCGCCGGACGCCTGGCGCAATGCCGCGCGAGCACCGCTCACGGCAAGGTGCAGGCGATGACCAACCGTATCCGTATCGATGTTCGGCCAAAAAGCGTCCGCGAGGGTGCCGTGCGCGACCATCGACCGAGCGTGCGTAGCGAGATACTCCAGGAATTCGCGCCCACGCTTTAGTGGCGGTCCGACCTCCCAACCGTGATCTCCGAGGAACGAGAAAATCCCGAAGCATCGAAAGTGTAGCGTCGTCTGCGCGTTGCTCGTCTTCTGCGGAATCGGCGACGATAGGACCACCTATGACCTCCAGTCGACGGTGGGCAACAAGCGCTAGACCGGTACGGCCATTCTACCACCAGGCAAACGGCAAATCAATTGATGCTTTTCACCATGTTTCAGTTGGCTGTAGGAAGCTGATTGTTACGTCAGCACTCGCTGAAAAGGTGGTGGCAGTAGCTTGGCGCTGCCCCACGCTCGGCGCCCTCCGGTCTTCCACAGCGACCTCTGCCCGGTGCTGGTTCAGTCGACTCGCTAGCAGTGGGGTCGAGTGTGAGCGGAGTGATTACGGCCTTTCCATCTCCGCTGGAAATGGCTTGGCTCCCGGCACGGGCGCCGCTTGCAGTCCGACCAGCGGAATCATTAAGCATCTCCAGTCTACGCCAAATGACCGAACATAGCGAGAATGTCTTAGTGTCTGCGACGCTTGCATGAAGTCCACCATGTAATTAGCAATCGGGACACCGGCGTTAGTGATCACAGGGATGATCGAAGAAGAGAACTGGTTGTGCACAGCGATTCCGGTTCTCGGGCCTCGCACTTCATCACTAGAGTAGTTTAACGCTCTAGGCGTCATCGACTAGGTTGACAAGGGCCCTCTGCTGCACCACCCTGGCTCTTGATCATACCCTTTGCCTGCTCCCAAGCTACGCTACGCCACGCGTAGACCTCATCGATGTTTAAGCCCATTCCGAGCCGGTCGCCCATCGTGCCTGCAAAATCCGGGCTGAGCGGACCCATCCCGTGGATCGCGAGCGGTCGATTGATCAACTCGTTAATGAGATTCTGTCTGACGCCGACGAATATCGGCTTGTTCAGATCAAAGAAATCCAATCTGTAGCAGTCGAAGGGAAGGGCTTCACAGTAGTCCAAGGCGTACGTCAGGTAGGCGTTAGCGAGGGCCGCGGGCATGTCACCGATGATGTGTGCCCGAACTCCAGAAACCAGACTAGCTGTGACTTCGAGCAAGTATTGTTCGAACTGATTGGGATTCGCCGGGATTGACGACCACGCAAAATGGCCCTGCCAATTCGGAGCGATCTTGCCGAAATCACCTTTGCTGAATTCCTCCGCATTGACGGCGTACATGTCATAGAAAGTAGGGATGAAGTGCATGACGAAGGCCGGGTGTTGGAAGCGCGCTCGTTGCGCTATCTCACCTTGTGTGATGTAGAAGTAGAGCTCTGCAAACCAGTACCCTAAGTCCGACGTCGCCCCCGGTCCGATGATCGTATCGGCAACAGTACGACTCTTTGTTAACGTCGCATTCGCCCGCGACAATTCGATGGCGTCGGCTTGTGCCTCAGGCATGCACGGGCCGGCAAGCGCACCACTGGGCGGTGCCACCTCGGGTCCGTTTGGGCCGGCAAGCCCGGCGCTGGGCGCCGCCACGTCGGGTGCACTAGGCTCCGTAGGAGCTGCCGACGTGGCGGTCGACGCGGGCGTGGTTCCCGGTTGCGTTAACTGCGCGACCTGAGACTGCGGTCCAACATCGGGATTGTCCAGCGCTCCAAGATGCAGATATCCGACCTCGTCCGGGCTCATCTGAGCCAACCGATTTTGGATGTCGTCATAGTTAAAGCCGTTGAGTTTCTCGGCT
It encodes:
- a CDS encoding DUF4157 domain-containing protein, yielding MKSAVVAHVKKAVAPKSVVQRCSCGGTCAPCSQHVASAVDTGVKSAWQPLGTSLRSAMQSRLGGNFSRVRVHANEHAEESAKGFKALAYTLGNDIVFGAGQYAPNTTRGNQLLAHELTHIVQQDAIEHVRRQPDDSVSASLPPAVELDQQYQAALQDARQTGDWTAAAEKLNGFNYDDIQNRLAQMSPDEVGYLHLGALDNPDVGPQSQVAQLTQPGTTPASTATSAAPTEPSAPDVAAPSAGLAGPNGPEVAPPSGALAGPCMPEAQADAIELSRANATLTKSRTVADTIIGPGATSDLGYWFAELYFYITQGEIAQRARFQHPAFVMHFIPTFYDMYAVNAEEFSKGDFGKIAPNWQGHFAWSSIPANPNQFEQYLLEVTASLVSGVRAHIIGDMPAALANAYLTYALDYCEALPFDCYRLDFFDLNKPIFVGVRQNLINELINRPLAIHGMGPLSPDFAGTMGDRLGMGLNIDEVYAWRSVAWEQAKGMIKSQGGAAEGPCQPSR
- a CDS encoding DUF5995 family protein, with translation MNLSAVDQELLQIVNGAGPITIADVVAKMEAINDALPSGDGLKWFNLLYLNVTQQVDEHPPPGGWEDTLWLTRLDVVFAQLYFAAIADWLRNSASAPDSWKALFESRLTSGIDRIQFALAGMNAHINHDLALALLQTNTEMNLTPLKQSPEHDDFENVNGLLEAVLPQALRFLATGVVGEAVQDTGEIGRFLAIWDVRAARDLAWDVSDSLRPLSGIERNVALAAQDQLTGVLGRSLLL
- a CDS encoding bacterial transcriptional activator domain-containing protein encodes the protein MVAHGTLADAFWPNIDTDTVGHRLHLAVSGARAALRQASGAFNPIRCANGAYGWHPSIIVRSDAMRFDECYNNCSPEAALEGVNLYAGEFLAGEEKDWIIPIRLRYASAYVAMLEYLAAEATRRGDHQTALRHALQLVETDRSHEGAARLSMCCLGRLGCRALALAQYEQLRSYLKMHLGVKPTEETEQLRSRILKGEPD
- a CDS encoding DUF4242 domain-containing protein: MPRYLVERTFHEGLRIPLDSSGTRACVGVVDANAKHGVTWLHSYVSGDLRKTYCVYDGPSVEAIRAAARDSNLPLETITQVSVLDPYFYRPTD